A genomic stretch from Theobroma cacao cultivar B97-61/B2 chromosome 4, Criollo_cocoa_genome_V2, whole genome shotgun sequence includes:
- the LOC18603572 gene encoding major allergen Pru ar 1, translating to MGVFTYESEIVTAIPPAKMFQALVLDGDKLIPKIVPKAIKSVEIIEGDGGPGSIKKLTFGDGSQFKYVKHKVESVDKDNFTYCYTVIEGDALMNAFEKISYETKLEPSPDGGSICKSTSKYYTIGDFEIKEEEIKSGKEKALGLFKAIEAYLLANPDA from the exons ATGGGTGTTTTCACTTATGAGTCTGAGATCGTTACAGCAATTCCCCCAGCCAAGATGTTTCAGGCTCTCGTCCTTGATGGTGACAAGCTCATCCCCAAGATTGTTCCCAAGGCCATCAAGAGTGTTGAAATCATCGAAGGAGATGGAGGGCCTGGCAGCATCAAGAAACTCACTTTCGGTGATG GGAGCCAGTTCAAATATGTGAAGCACAAGGTAGAATCAGTTGACAAAGACAACTTCACATACTGCTACACTGTGATCGAAGGTGATGCACTGATGAACGCATTCGAGAAAATCAGTTACGAGACCAAGTTGGAGCCTTCTCCTGATGGGGGTTCCATCTGCAAGAGCACCAGCAAGTATTACACCATTGGTGACTTCGAGATCAAGGAAGAGGAAATCAAGTCAGGGAAAGAAAAGGCCTTGGGTCTGTTCAAGGCTATTGAAGCCTATCTCCTGGCAAATCCTGACGCCTAG
- the LOC18603573 gene encoding major allergen Pru av 1 — protein MGVFTYESEVATAIPPAKMFKACILDGDNLIPKIVPQAFKSVEYIEGSGEPGSIKKITFGEGSQFNYMKEKVEALDKDNFVYIYSVIEGDALMNTLEKITYETKLEQSPAGGSICKTTSKYYTIGDFEITEEGIKAGKEKALGIFKVVEAYLLANPDAY, from the exons ATGGGTGTTTTCACATACGAATCTGAGGTTGCTACTGCAATTCCACCAGCCAAGATGTTCAAAGCTTGTATCCTTGATGGTGACAATCTCATCCCCAAGATTGTTCCCCAGGCTTTTAAGAGTGTTGAGTACATTGAAGGCAGTGGTGAGCCTGGGAGCATCAAGAAGATTACCTTTGGAGAAG GAAGCCAATTCAATTACATGAAGGAGAAGGTTGAAGCATTAGACAAAGATAACTTTGTTTACATCTACAGTGTGATTGAAGGCGATGCTCTGATGAACACGCTTGAGAAAATCACTTATGAGACCAAGTTGGAGCAATCTCCAGCTGGGGGATCCATATGTAAGACCACCAGTAAATATTACACCATTGGTGACTTTGAGATCACTGAAGAGGGAATCAAGGCCGGCAAAGAAAAGGCCTTGGGAATTTTCAAGGTTGTTGAAGCTTACCTTCTGGCAAATCCTGATGCCTACTGA
- the LOC108661748 gene encoding major allergen Pru ar 1-like has translation MGVFTYESEVVTTIPPAKMFKACILDGDKLIPKIVPQAFKSVEFIEGNGEPGSIKKVTFGEGSQFNYMKQKVEALDKENFVYSYSVIEGDALMNMLEKVTYETKLEPSPAGGSLCKTTSKYYTIGDFELKEEGIRAGKEKAMGMFKAVEAYLLANPDAY, from the exons ATGGGTGTTTTCACATACGAATCTGAGGTTGTTACTACAATCCCACCAGCCAAGATGTTTAAGGCTTGTATCCTTGATGGCGACAAGCTCATTCCCAAGATTGTTCCTCAGGCTTTTAAGAGTGTTGAGTTCATTGAAGGCAATGGTGAGCCTGGGAGCATCAAGAAAGTTACTTTTGGAGAAG GAAGCCAATTCAATTACATGAAGCAGAAGGTAGAAGCACTAGACAAGGAAAATTTTGTGTATAGTTACAGTGTGATCGAAGGTGATGCTTTGATGAACATGCTTGAGAAAGTCACTTACGAGACCAAGTTAGAGCCCTCACCAGCTGGGGGATCCCTATGTAAGACTACTAGTAAGTATTACACCATTGGTGACTTTGAGCTCAAGGAAGAGGGAATCAGGGCAGGCAAAGAAAAGGCTATGGGAATGTTCAAGGCAGTTGAAGCCTACCTCCTGGCAAATCCTGATGCCTACTAA
- the LOC18603574 gene encoding major allergen Pru ar 1, producing MGVVTYEMEVATSIPPAKMFKAFVLDADNLIPKVVPQAIKSSELLEGDGGPGSIKKITFGEGSQFKYVKHKVEGIDKENFSYSYSVIEGDALMNTLEKISYETKFVAGPDGGSVCKSTSKYYTIGDIEIKEEQIKAGKERALGMYKAVEAYLLANPDAYN from the exons ATGGGTGTTGTCACTTATGAAATGGAGGTTGCTACCTCAATCCCCCCAGCCAAGATGTTCAAGGCCTTTGTTCTTGATGCTGACAATCTTATCCCCAAGGTTGTGCCACAGGCAATCAAGAGCTCTGAGCTCCTTGAAGGAGATGGTGGGCCTGGAAGTATCAAGAAGATTACTTTTGGTGAAG GAAGCCAATTCAAGTATGTGAAGCACAAGGTTGAAGGAATAGACAAAGAGAATTTCTCATACAGTTACAGTGTGATCGAAGGTGATGCTTTGATGAATACACTTGAGAAGATCAGTTACGAGACCAAATTTGTTGCAGGCCCAGATGGAGGCTCAGTTTGCAAGAGCACCAGCAAGTATTATACCATTGGTGACATTGAAATCAAGGAAGAGCAAATTAAGGCAGGGAAAGAAAGGGCCTTGGGAATGTACAAGGCTGTTGAAGCTTATCTCTTGGCAAATCCTGATGCCTACAACTAG
- the LOC108661749 gene encoding major allergen Pru ar 1-like: protein MGVFTYESEVVTTIPPAKMFTACILDGDKLIPKIVPQAFKSVEYIEGNGEPGSIKKVTFGEGSQFNYMEQKVEALDKENFVYSYSVIEGDALMNMLEKITYETKLEPSPAGGSLCKTTSKYYTKGDFELKEEGVKAGKEKALGMFKAVEAYLLANPDAY from the exons ATGGGTGTTTTCACATACGAATCTGAGGTTGTTACTACAATCCCACCAGCCAAGATGTTTACGGCTTGTATCCTTGATGGTGACAAGCTCATTCCCAAGATTGTTCCCCAGGCTTTTAAGAGTGTTGAGTACATTGAAGGCAATGGTGAGCCTGGGAGCATCAAGAAAGTTACTTTTGGAGAAG GAAGCCAATTCAATTACATGGAGCAGAAGGTAGAAGCACTAGACAAAGAAAATTTCGTGTATAGTTACAGTGTGATCGAAGGCGATGCTTTGATGAACATGCTTGAGAAAATCACTTACGAGACCAAGTTAGAGCCCTCACCAGCTGGGGGATCCCTATGTAAGACTACTAGTAAGTATTACACCAAAGGTGACTTTGAGCTCAAGGAAGAGGGAGTCAAGGCAGGCAAAGAAAAGGCCTTGGGAATGTTCAAGGCTGTTGAAGCCTACCTCCTGGCAAATCCTGATGCCTACTAA
- the LOC18603576 gene encoding major allergen Pru ar 1 yields MGVVTYEMEVATTIPPAKMFKAFVLDSDNLIPKILPLAIKSVVTLEGDGGAGTIKQVNFGEGSQFKYTKQRIDVIDQENFTCCFTVIEGDALMDTLEKISNEIKFEAASDGGSVCKSSSSYYTIGDINIKEEEIKAGKEKASGMFKAIEAYLLANPDAYN; encoded by the exons ATGGGTGTTGTGACTTATGAAATGGAGGTTGCCACAACAATCCCACCGGCCAAGATGTTCAAGGCATTTGTTCTTGACTCTGACAACCTCATCCCAAAAATTTTGCCACTGGCTATCAAGAGTGTTGTTACCCTTGAGGGAGATGGAGGGGCTGGAACCATCAAGCAAGTTAACTTTGGCGAAG GCAGCCAGTTCAAATACACGAAGCAGAGGATCGATGTGATTGACCAAGAAAATTTCACCTGCTGCTTCACTGTGATCGAGGGTGATGCTCTGATGGACACACTGGAAAAAATCTCCAACGAGATCAAATTCGAGGCAGCATCTGATGGAGGGTCTGTGTGCAAGAGCAGCAGCAGTTACTACACCATTGGTGACATCAATATCAAGGAGGAGGAAATAAAGGCTGGAAAAGAGAAGGCATCGGGGATGTTCAAAGCAATCGAAGCTTACCTCTTGGCAAACCCTGATGCCTACAATTAG
- the LOC18603577 gene encoding major allergen Pru ar 1, producing the protein MGVVTYEMEVATSIPPAKMFKAFVLDSDNLIPKVVPQAIKSSELLEGDGGPGSIKKITFGEGSQFKYVKHKVEGIDKENFSYSYSVIEGDALMNTLEKISYETKFVAGPDGGSVCKSTSKYYTIGDIEIKEEQIKAGKERALGMYKAVEAYLLANPDAYN; encoded by the exons ATGGGTGTTGTCACTTATGAGATGGAGGTTGCTACCTCAATCCCCCCAGCCAAGATGTTCAAGGCCTTTGTTCTTGATTCTGACAATCTTATCCCTAAGGTTGTGCCACAGGCAATCAAGAGCTCTGAGCTCCTTGAAGGAGATGGTGGGCCGGGAAGTATCAAGAAGATTACTTTTGGTGAAG GCAGCCAATTCAAGTATGTGAAGCACAAGGTTGAAGGAATAGACAAAGAGAATTTCTCATACAGTTACAGTGTGATCGAAGGTGATGCTTTGATGAATACACTTGAGAAGATCAGTTACGAGACCAAGTTTGTTGCAGGCCCAGATGGAGGATCAGTTTGCAAGAGCACCAGCAAGTATTATACCATTGGTGACATTGAGATCAAGGAAGAGCAAATTAAGGCAGGGAAAGAAAGGGCCTTGGGAATGTACAAGGCTGTTGAAGCTTACCTCTTGGCAAATCCTGATGCCTACAACTAA
- the LOC18603578 gene encoding major allergen Pru ar 1 yields MGVFTYEMEVATVIPPARMFQAFVLDSDNLIPKILPQAIKSVETLEGDGGAGTVKQVNFGEGSQFKTVKNRIDGIDKEKFTYSYTVIEGDALMSTLEKICNEIKFQASPEGGSICKSSSTYYTIGDIEIKDEEIKSGKEKALGMFKAVEAHLLANPDAYN; encoded by the exons ATGGGTGTTTTCACTTATGAAATGGAGGTTGCCACGGTGATCCCTCCCGCAAGGATGTTCCAGGCCTTCGTCCTTGATTCGGACAACCTCATTCCCAAGATCCTGCCACAAGCTATTAAGAGTGTTGAAACCCTGGAAGGAGATGGAGGGGCTGGAACTGTCAAGCAAGTGAACTTTGGCGAAG GCAGCCAGTTCAAGACAGTGAAGAACAGGATTGATGGGATTGACAAAGAGAAATTCACGTACAGCTACACCGTGATCGAGGGTGATGCCCTGATGAGCACACTCGAGAAAATCTGTAATGAGATCAAATTCCAGGCGTCACCTGAGGGCGGATCCATCTGCAAGAGCAGCAGCACTTACTATACCATCGGTGACATTGAGATCAAGGATGAGGAAATCAAGTCTGGCAAGGAAAAGGCCTTGGGAATGTTCAAGGCTGTGGAAGCTCACCTCTTGGCAAATCCTGATGCCTACAATTAG
- the LOC18603580 gene encoding major allergen Pru ar 1: protein MGVFTYEMKVATVIPPARMFQAFVLDSDNLIPKILPQAIKSVETLEGDGGAGTAKQVNFGEGSQFKTVKNRIDGIDKEKFTYSYTVIEGDALMNTLEKICNEIKFQASPEGGSICKSSSTYYTIGDIEIKDEEIKSGKEKASGMFKAVEAHLLANPDTYN from the exons ATGGGTGTTTTCACTTATGAAATGAAGGTTGCCACGGTGATCCCTCCCGCAAGGATGTTCCAGGCCTTCGTCCTTGATTCGGACAACCTCATTCCCAAGATCCTGCCACAAGCTATTAAGAGTGTTGAAACCCTGGAAGGAGATGGAGGGGCTGGAACTGCCAAGCAAGTGAACTTTGGCGAAG GCAGTCAGTTCAAGACAGTGAAGAACAGGATTGATGGGATTGACAAAGAGAAATTCACGTACAGCTACACCGTCATCGAGGGTGATGCCCTGATGAACACACTCGAGAAAATCTGTAATGAGATCAAATTCCAGGCGTCACCTGAGGGCGGATCCATCTGCAAGAGCAGCAGCACTTACTATACCATCGGTGACATTGAGATCAAGGATGAGGAAATCAAGTCTGGCAAGGAAAAGGCCTCGGGAATGTTCAAGGCTGTGGAAGCTCACCTCTTGGCAAATCCTGATACCTACAATTAG
- the LOC18507162 gene encoding major allergen Pru av 1, translating into MGVITYEMEVPTSIPPAKMFKAFVLDADNLIPKVVPQAIKSSELLEGDGGPGSIKKITFGEGSQFNYVKHKIEGIDKENFSYSYSVIEGDALMNTLEKISYETKFVAGPDGGSVCKSTSKYYTIGDIEIKEEQIKAGKERALGMYKAVEAYLLANPDAYN; encoded by the exons ATGGGTGTTATCACTTATGAAATGGAGGTTCCTACCTCAATCCCCCCAGCCAAGATGTTCAAGGCCTTTGTTCTTGATGCTGACAATCTTATCCCCAAGGTTGTGCCACAGGCAATCAAGAGCTCTGAGCTCCTTGAAGGAGATGGTGGGCCTGGAAGTATCAAGAAGATTACTTTTGGTGAAG GCAGCCAATTTAACTATGTGAAGCACAAGATCGAAGGAATAGATAAAGAGAATTTCTCATACAGTTACAGTGTGATCGAAGGTGATGCTTTGATGAACACACTTGAGAAGATCAGTTACGAGACCAAGTTTGTTGCAGGCCCAGATGGAGGATCAGTTTGCAAGAGCACCAGCAAGTATTATACCATTGGTGACATTGAGATCAAGGAAGAGCAAATTAAGGCTGGAAAAGAAAGGGCCTTGGGAATGTACAAGGCTGTTGAAGCCTACCTCTTGGCAAATCCTGATGCCTACAACTAG